Proteins encoded together in one Nostoc sp. PCC 7524 window:
- the nadD gene encoding nicotinate (nicotinamide) nucleotide adenylyltransferase, translated as MQQLAIFGGTFDPIHWGHLLIAETALHQVPIEKVIWMPSFYPPHKTAALFEHRVAMLQIATRENPAFTVSQIETKRSGNSYAIDTLIELSACYPNTHWYWIVGLDTFQTLPRWYRGEELAQMCDWLIAPRLLGGENITQSELICKQVRQQLQKQSVTIHWQLLDTPLVGVSSSLIRKLCRDGKSIRYLVPEEVRSYMKFHELYRR; from the coding sequence ATGCAGCAACTGGCGATTTTTGGCGGCACATTTGATCCCATTCATTGGGGACACCTACTGATAGCCGAGACAGCTTTGCATCAAGTACCTATAGAAAAGGTAATTTGGATGCCGTCATTCTATCCCCCTCACAAAACAGCAGCTTTGTTTGAGCATCGGGTAGCAATGCTGCAAATAGCTACACGAGAAAACCCAGCGTTTACAGTTTCACAGATAGAGACAAAACGCTCAGGAAATTCCTATGCCATCGATACATTGATCGAATTATCTGCGTGTTATCCCAATACTCACTGGTACTGGATTGTGGGATTGGATACTTTCCAAACCTTGCCACGTTGGTACCGTGGGGAAGAATTAGCACAAATGTGTGATTGGTTAATTGCACCCCGACTCCTAGGTGGTGAGAATATAACTCAAAGTGAGTTAATCTGCAAGCAAGTGAGGCAACAACTCCAGAAGCAGTCGGTTACTATTCACTGGCAACTCTTGGATACACCTTTAGTAGGAGTTTCGTCAAGCTTAATTCGTAAATTGTGTCGAGACGGTAAATCAATTCGTTACTTAGTTCCAGAAGAGGTTAGATCCTACATGAAGTTTCATGAACTCTACAGGAGATGA